In Gossypium arboreum isolate Shixiya-1 chromosome 5, ASM2569848v2, whole genome shotgun sequence, a single genomic region encodes these proteins:
- the LOC108452748 gene encoding norbelladine synthase-like, translated as MLKQFSLVFFVLIACYVGVNVRESKHITKEFEVNAPASEVWELCRSLGLKNLVARKLKNVVQSVQVLKGDGGVGTVVKTTLVPGISSYTEKFTVIDDQKRVKVAQGLEGDCLAFGCSVLNLRLEIIEKSQNSSIIKYTVSYTVKKEFQAKDPKPTIQKLEAMIQISKEYLERNN; from the exons ATGTTGAAGCAATTCTCATTGGTTTTCTTTGTTCTGATAGCTTGCTACGTCGGGGTTAATGTTCGGGAATCGAAGCATATTACGAAGGAGTTTGAAGTGAATGCGCCTGCAAGTGAAGTTTGGGAACTTTGTAGGAGCCTTGGCCTCAAAAATCTTGTTGCTCGTAAGCTTAAAAATGTTGTCCAAAGCGTTCAGGTTTTGAAGGGTGATGGTGGGGTAGGAACAGTGGTGAAAACAACGTTGGTTCCAG GGATTTCAAGTTATACAGAGAAATTCACCGTGATTGATGACCAAAAGAGGGTGAAAGTGGCACAAGGCTTGGAAGGTGATTGTCTAGCATTTGGTTGCTCAGTTCTAAATCTTCGATTGGAAATAATAGAGAAATCCCAGAACTCAAGCATCATAAAATACACCGTTTCATATACTGTCAAGAAAGAATTTCAAGCCAAGGATCCAAAGCCTACCATCCAAAAATTAGAAGCTATGATACAAATTTCCAAGGAATATCTTGAGAGAAACAATTAA
- the LOC108451713 gene encoding uncharacterized protein LOC108451713: MQFTAIPVTYRELYQSLYDAHAITPFHLKPLQPPYPKWYDANARCEYHAGISGHSIENCIGFKKSVERLIKMGVVKFDSTPNTENPLPNHDNQGVNAIGKASERRIKENVAEVRMPMKVIWEEMMKRGMITSGKEREKMGNYCEFHGEEGHGTQNYEEFRVLVQGFVDNKELQIFEGSSYKREISVLEGEQKGTSRPRIIISLPGNNKVGTPAVPKVIIHKPTPFPYKDNKKVPWNYDCSVTVLEEENIASTSKDVQVEGSHTRSGKRYDMGGVRVEPTKTKVVEVEKEEETEVPINEPVKEEETKEFLKFLKHSEYSVVEQLRKQPTRISVLALLLSSEVHREALMKVLNETYVTHDISINKLNRLVNNISADNFIYFNDDEIPQGAEGQLRPCILLLDAREFVNATFISEGSELPVPRIARATRMALQMMEGKEALPGKGLRKYLQGGTQIPKLIEKKDRFSLGFKPDYK; encoded by the exons ATGCAATTCACAGCTATCCCTGTGacatatcgtgagctttatcaaagcttatacgatgcacatgctatTACTCCTTTCCACTTGAAACCATTACAGCCTccatatcctaaatggtatgatgcaaacgcCAGATGCGAGTACCACGCCGGAATATCGGGGCACTCAATTGAAAATTGTATCGGATTCAAAAAGTCCGTAGAGAGGTTGATCAAGATGGGGGTTGTAAAATTTGATAGTACCCCAAATACTGAAAACCCTTTGCCAAATCATGACAATCAAGGAGTAAATGCCATTGGCAAAGCTAGTGAAAGAAGGATAAAGGAAAATGTTGCTGAGGTGAGGATGCCTATGAAGGTGATTTGGGAAGAGATGATGAAGAGAGGGATGATAACCTCTGGGAAAGAACGAGAAAAAATGgggaactactgtgagttccatggAGAAGAAGGTCATGGGACCCAAAATTATGAAGAATTCAGAGTCTTGGTGCAAGGCTTTGTAGATAATAAAGAGCTACAAATTTTTGAAGGTAGCTCTTATAAAAGAGAAATAAGTGTGCTGGAAGGTGAACAAAAAGGAACCAGCCGGCCAAGGATCATTATCTCCCTGCCAGGGAATAATAAAGTGGGGACACCAGCAGTGCCCAAGGTCATTATCCATAAACctactcctttcccttacaaggataacAAGAAAGTACCATGGAATTATGATTGTAGTGTGACAGTGCTAGAGGAAGAAAATATAGCCAGCACATCTAAAGACGTGCAAGTGGAAGGTTCCCACACGCGgagtgggaagcgttatgataTGGGGGGCGTCAGAGTGGAGCCCacaaaaacaaaagttgtcgaggttgagaaagaggaagaaactGAAGTACCCATCAATGAGCCAGTAAAGGAGGAGGAGACTAAGGAATTTTTAAAGTTCCTTAAACATAGCGAGTATAGcgtggtcgagcagttgcgtaAGCAACCGACTCGCATATCAGTATTGGCTCTACTTTTAAGTTCTGAGGTGCATAGGGaagcattgatgaaggtgcttaacgaaacatatgtcacccatgatATATCCATTAATAAGCTGAACCGATTGGTGAACAACATTAGCGCggataatttcatctactttaatgatgatgaaatcccacaGGGGGCAGAGGGTCAACTAAGGCCTTGTATATTACTACTCGATGCAAGGG AATTTGTAAATGCGACTTTCATTTCGGAAGGAAGTGAGCTACCGGTGCCAAGGATAGCAAGAGCTACGAGGATGGCTCTACAAATGATGGAAGGAAAGGAAGCCTTACCAGGAAAAGGTTTGAGAAAGTATCTGCAAGGAGGGACTCAAATCCCAAAGTTGATTGAGAAGAAAGACCGCTTTAgtttgggcttcaagccagactaTAAGTAA